A portion of the Triticum aestivum cultivar Chinese Spring unplaced genomic scaffold, IWGSC CS RefSeq v2.1 scaffold12432, whole genome shotgun sequence genome contains these proteins:
- the LOC123173441 gene encoding nascent polypeptide-associated complex subunit alpha, muscle-specific form-like: protein MAYAVPPGDDDDLMNVLRLPLRQLPAWVNKDDLYRDVPHVVAGDSFQATDGAGRPAYYVLTPLRAMGSRTRRTVGGGLWKVEKTITLLPTADEAKSSTSKPAPQGSCTKLSFISRPPGGPEGRNGWLMKQYLLPHSPGAPAGPALCKLYFKKSAVAATAASTTAAAAAGKATAAARPSRLPASASSPKGFLKKPAAEAPSTAVPPATKAATSQDAGARPLRLRVPTSTTYASRLRLPASIPYSKILKKPPAEAPSTAAKAPSRASSFRRPASTPCPMKKPAAEAPPAAEQAPAKAAEAPSTAAKAPSHASSFRPPASIPCLKKPAAEAPSTAAKAPSHASSFRPPAFIPCLKKPAAEAPPAAAPAPAKAAAAPCASQDSTPPLRRQLSPGTTPGRRWVLVETEATSPPPQPNHDRILKRIYKLAELEVVDVEEGELLEQGHYLRKKGKFSCDKSSFMLLKDDYCSFRSRELS, encoded by the coding sequence ATGGCGTACGCGGTCCCTCCCGGCGACGACGACGATCTGATGAACGTCCTCAGGCTCCCGCTCAGGCAACTCCCTGCCTGGGTGAACAAGGACGACCTCTACCGCGACGTTCCCCACGTcgtcgccggcgactccttccaggCCACGGACGGCGCTGGAAGGCCGGCGTACTACGTCCTCACGCCGCTCCGCGCCATGGGAAGCCGGACGAGGCGCACGGTCGGCGGCGGGTTGTGGAAGGTGGAGAAGACCATCACCCTCCTACCTACCGCCGACGAGGCCAAGTCTTCCACTTCCAAGCCGGCGCCACAAGGAAGCTGCACCAAGCTCTCGTTCATCTCCCGGCCACCCGGCGGGCCGGAGGGGAGGAACGGCTGGCTAATGAAGCAGTATCTGCTCCCCCACTCGCCAGGTGCCCCCGCAGGCCCCGCCCTCTGCAAATTGTATTTCAAGAAGTCGGCGGTGGCGGCTACGGCGGCGtcgactacggcggcggcggcggcggggaaggcgacCGCGGCTGCTCGTCCCAGCCGCCTGCCCGCATCCGCCTCTTCCCCGAAGGGCTTCTTGAAGAAGCCGGCGGCGGAGGCGCCATCTACGGCGGTGCCGCCGGCGACGAAGGCGGCAACATCCCAGGACGCGGGCGCTCGTCCCCTGCGCCTGCGCGTGCCGACCTCCACCACTTACGCCAGCCGGCTGCGCCTGCCGGCCTCCATCCCTTACTCCAAGATCTTGAAGAAGCCGCCCGCCGAGGCGCCATCTACGGCGGCGAAGGCTCCATCTCGCGCCAGCAGCTTCCGCCGGCCTGCCTCCACCCCCTGCCCGATGAAGAAGCCCGCGGCGGAGGCGCCACCTGCAGCGGAGCAGGCGCCGGCAAAGGCGGCCGAGGCGCCATCTACGGCGGCGAAGGCTCCATCTCACGCCAGCAGCTTCCGCCCGCCTGCCTCCATCCCCTGCCTGAAGAAGCCCGCGGCCGAGGCGCCATCTACGGCGGCGAAGGCTCCATCTCACGCCAGCAGCTTCCGCCCGCCTGCCTTCATCCCCTGCCTGAAGAAGCCCGCGGCGGAGGCGCCACCTgcagcggcgccggcgccggcaaaGGCGGCCGCGGCCCCTTGCGCCAGCCAGGACTCCACGCCTCCACTGCGCCGCCAGCTCTCCCCCGGCACCACACCCGGCAGGAGGTGGGTGCTGGTGGAAACCGAGGCGACCAGCCCCCCTCCCCAGCCAAACCATGATCGCATCCTCAAGCGAATCTACAAGCTCGCAGAGCTGGAGGTAGTCGATGTCGAGGAAGGCGAACTTTTGGAGCAGGGGCACTATCTTAGAAAAAAAGGAAAATTCTCTTGCGACAAGTCCTCGTTTATGCTCCTTAAGGACGACTATTGTAGCTTCAGGAGTAGGGAGCTTTCCTGA